A window of the Rhea pennata isolate bPtePen1 chromosome 19, bPtePen1.pri, whole genome shotgun sequence genome harbors these coding sequences:
- the TVP23C gene encoding Golgi apparatus membrane protein TVP23 homolog C, translated as MLRQDSNDDTEDVSLFDADDEVSRRSKKSKIRHPVASFFHLFFRVSAIVVYLLCELLTSSFIACMVTIILLLSCDFWAVKNVTGRLMVGLRWWNQVDDDGRSHWVFEARQVSAQGNKASSEAESRIFWLGLITCPMIWVIFAFSALFSFKVKWLAVVVMGVVLQGANLYGYIRCKVGSRKNLTSMATSYLGKQFLRQTVAKDDQTAS; from the exons ATGCTGCGGCAG GACAGCAATGATGACACCGAAGATGTGTCCCTCTTTGATGCAGATGACGAAGTGTCCAGGAGATCAAAAAAGTCTAAAATAAG GCATCCAGTGGCATCATTTTTCCACTTGTTTTTCCGAGTCAGTGCAATAGTTGTCTATCTGCTCTGTGAGCTCTTAACTAGCAGCTTCATTGCCTGTATGGTGACAATTATCCTCCTCTTGTCATGTGACTTTTGGGCTGTAAAG aATGTCACAGGGCGACTGATGGTTGGCCTTCGCTGGTGGAACCAAGTGGATGATGATGGTAGAAGTCACTGGGTTTTTGAAGCCAGGCAG GTATCGGCACAAGGGAATAAAGCCTCATCAGAAGCAGAGTCTCGAATTTTCTGGTTAGGTCTAATCACCTGTCCTATGATCTGGGTGATATTTGCGTTCAgtgctctcttttctttcaaagtgaaATGGCTG GCAGTGGTTGTGATGGGGGTGGTACTTCAGGGAGCCAACCTTTATGGTTATATCAGGTGTAAAGTTGGTAGCAGAAAGAACTTGACAAGCATGGCAACCAGCTATCTTGGAAAGCAGTTCTTGCGGCAG actgTGGCTAAAGATGACCAAA